A segment of the Cohnella algarum genome:
ATGTGCTCGACTTGCAGCAGATCGCCCCGATTCTCGCGAAAGTGGTAAGCGGAAGCGGAAAACGATAATACGAGAGCGGCTGGTTCAGCCGACCAGGAGGTGTCCGGACAGTGGAAATGAATCAGTACTTGTCCATTTTTATCGACGAAGCGAACGACCATTTGCAGTCTCTTAACGAAAATATGCTTCGGCTCGAGCAGGAGCCGGAAGACATCAGCATCGTTCAAGTGATTTTCCGTTCCGCGCATACGCTCAAGGGAATGTCCGCGACGATGGGGTTCGAGGACTTGGCGTCGCTGACTCATGAAATGGAAAACGTGCTCGACCTGGTTCGCAACAATCAATTGAAAATGAACGAAGTCATTTTCGACGCGTTGTTCAAGTGCCTCGACTCGCTCGAAGGCATGGTTCAGGACGTCGTCGGCGGGGGAGACGGCAAAGCGGACGTCTCCGATTTGGTGGAACAGCTGAAGGCGATCGTAAGAGGAGACGTGGGCGGGTCCTCCGGCAAATCGTCCGCTTCTTCGCCGCCGAACGACGCGCCGCTGGTCGCGACGGAAATGCTTCTCGACCAGTATCAGCTTTCGATATTGGAGCAGTCGGTCGACAACGGGCTGAGGGTGTTCCACATCGAGGTGATCGTCCGGGAAGATTGCGTGCTCAAGGCGGTTCGGGCCTACATGGTGTTCGAAGTGCTGGAGCGCAACGGCGAGGTGATCAAATCCCATCCTTCCGTCCAGGACATCGAACAGGACAAATTCGAACGCAGCTTCTCGGTGTACTATATTTCCCATATCGACAAGGACCAGCTGAAGAAAAGCATTTCGGGCGTATCCGAAATCGAAGAAGTCAAAATCATGGCGGTGGATCGCTCCTCGCTCGCCGAGCTCGATCAATCCAAGCAGCGGGAAAACGAAGCGACGGTTCAAGCGATTCAATCCGCCCGCGAAATCGCCGCGGCAGCGGCAGCGGCCCCGCAAGCCGCCGCCCAACCCGCGTCCCAGGCGGCTTCCGCCGAAACGGCCAAAAAAGCGCCGGCGGCTCCGGCCAAAGCTGCCGGCGCCGCAGCGGCCGGCGGCCGAACGATTCGCGTGGACATCGAGCGGCTGGACAAGCTGATGAATCTTTTCAGCGAACTGCTGATCGACCGCGTCCGGCTGGAACAGCTCGCTTCGGAAGTGCGCCGCAACGATTTGACGGAAACGGTCGAACATATGGCGCGCGTCAGCAGCGACCTGCAAAATATCGTGCTGAAGCTGCGCATGGTTCCGGTCGAAAGCGTCTTTAACCGGTTTCCCCGGATGGTGCGGGACCTGGCGAAATCGCTGGACAAAAAAGTCGATCTGGTCATTACGGGCGCGGAAACGGAACTGGATCGGACGGTGATCGACGAGATCGGCGACCCGCTCGTGCACCTGATCCGCAATTCGGTCGATCACGGGGTCGAATCGATCGCGGACCGGGCGGCCGCCGGCAAGCCTGAAACCGGCACCGTCCAGCTTCGCGCTTTTCACAGCGGCAACCACGTATTTATCGAAATCGAGGATGACGGCAAAGGCATCAACCGGGATAAGGTGCTGGACACCGCCGTCAAGCGCGGCGTCGTCACGCCGGAAGCGGGCAAGAAGCTGACGGACGAAGAGGTATACATGCTGCTGTTCGCGCCGGGCTTCAGCACCGCCGACAAAATTTCCGACATTTCCGGCCGGGGCGTCGGGTTGGACGTCGTCAAATCGAAAATCGAATCGCTCGGCGGCCAGGTTACCGTAACGTCGGCATTCGGCCACGGCTCCACCTTTTCCATCCAACTGCCGCTCACGCTGTCGATCATTTCGGCGATGCTCGTCAAGCTCGGCTCGGAAAAATACGCGTTTCCGCTGTCTTCGATCGTGGAGACGGCGGCGATCCGCCGCGAGCAAATCCGGGAGCTGCACGGCAATCGCGTCATCGAGTTCCGCAAATCGATCATTCCGGTCGTATCGCTTGCCGAATTGCTGGAATGTCCCGATTACCGGGACGACGAAGAAGCGGAAACGGAAATGCTCGTCGTCCGGAAAGGGGATAAGCTGGCCGCCGTCCTGGTGGAAGATTTCATTTCCCAAAGCGAAATCGTGCTGAAAACGCTCGGCAAATATTTGACCAACATTCCGTTCGTTTCCGGCGCGACGATTTTGGGCGACGGCCAGGTCGCGCTCATCGTCGATCCGAACTCGCTCATCAAATAATTTTCCGCATCCAAAAGGAGGAACGCCACATGGCAGAGGAATTGAAGGTCATCGTTTTCACGCTTGCGCATGAGGAATACGGCATCGAGGTAGACAAGGTTCGCACGATCGAGCGCATGGTTCCGATAACCCGCGTTCCGAAAACGCCTGCCTTCATCAAAGGCGTCATCAATTTGCGCGGTGTCGTCATCCCGGTCATCGATTTGCGGGGCCGGTTCGGGCTCCCCGAGTCGGAAACGACGGAAAATTCCCGGATTATCATCGTCGCCGTGAACGATCTCGAAGTCGGCTTCATCGTCGACTCGGCCAACGACGTCATCGACATTATGAGCGATACGATCGACGTGCCGCCGGAAGTCGTCGGCGGAATCAAGGCGAAATATTTGAGCGGCGTCGCCAAAATCGGCGAGGATCGCCTGCTGATTTTGCTTAACTTGTCGGAGGTGCTGAGCCGCTCCGAAATTATTCAGCTGGAACAAGCCGGGGAATAACCGTGAACATGTTCAGTCAGGACGCCGATTTTAAAATGGACGTGCTGCGGGAAGTGGGCAACATCGGAGCCGGAAACGCCGCTACGGCTTTGTCCCGCTTGCTGGACAGGCCCGTCGACATGGCCGTCCCCAAAGTCAATTTGCTTCCCTTCGAGTCGATCGCCGAACAGGTCGGAGGTTCGGAAGAGGTGGTGGTGGCCATCTTCCTCCGGATGGAGGGAGACGTTCCCGGCAACATGTTTTTTCTGATGAGCCGCAAACA
Coding sequences within it:
- a CDS encoding chemotaxis protein CheW, encoding MAEELKVIVFTLAHEEYGIEVDKVRTIERMVPITRVPKTPAFIKGVINLRGVVIPVIDLRGRFGLPESETTENSRIIIVAVNDLEVGFIVDSANDVIDIMSDTIDVPPEVVGGIKAKYLSGVAKIGEDRLLILLNLSEVLSRSEIIQLEQAGE
- a CDS encoding chemotaxis protein CheW, with the protein product MEMNQYLSIFIDEANDHLQSLNENMLRLEQEPEDISIVQVIFRSAHTLKGMSATMGFEDLASLTHEMENVLDLVRNNQLKMNEVIFDALFKCLDSLEGMVQDVVGGGDGKADVSDLVEQLKAIVRGDVGGSSGKSSASSPPNDAPLVATEMLLDQYQLSILEQSVDNGLRVFHIEVIVREDCVLKAVRAYMVFEVLERNGEVIKSHPSVQDIEQDKFERSFSVYYISHIDKDQLKKSISGVSEIEEVKIMAVDRSSLAELDQSKQRENEATVQAIQSAREIAAAAAAAPQAAAQPASQAASAETAKKAPAAPAKAAGAAAAGGRTIRVDIERLDKLMNLFSELLIDRVRLEQLASEVRRNDLTETVEHMARVSSDLQNIVLKLRMVPVESVFNRFPRMVRDLAKSLDKKVDLVITGAETELDRTVIDEIGDPLVHLIRNSVDHGVESIADRAAAGKPETGTVQLRAFHSGNHVFIEIEDDGKGINRDKVLDTAVKRGVVTPEAGKKLTDEEVYMLLFAPGFSTADKISDISGRGVGLDVVKSKIESLGGQVTVTSAFGHGSTFSIQLPLTLSIISAMLVKLGSEKYAFPLSSIVETAAIRREQIRELHGNRVIEFRKSIIPVVSLAELLECPDYRDDEEAETEMLVVRKGDKLAAVLVEDFISQSEIVLKTLGKYLTNIPFVSGATILGDGQVALIVDPNSLIK